One window of the Amycolatopsis mediterranei genome contains the following:
- a CDS encoding alpha/beta fold hydrolase — protein sequence MSVPLVFVHGNPESAGVWGPLIAALGRDDVVALSPPGFGVPASDGFSATVEGYREWLAARLEQFREPVDLVGHDWGGAHVAGIAMTRPDLIRSWASDALGLFDPGYVWHPRAQVWQQEGAGEASVKEIFGGTLAQRLEVVGALGMTGPAAERVAAGMDDGMGRAVLSLLRSAVQPVMADAGRDLAKARQRPGLALIALADAEQASGTPAQHRSAGEAAGAEIAELAGTGHWWPVTNPHPAARALTAFWSRLDG from the coding sequence ATGTCCGTTCCTTTGGTGTTCGTGCACGGCAATCCGGAGAGTGCCGGCGTGTGGGGACCGCTGATCGCCGCGCTCGGCCGGGACGACGTGGTGGCGCTGTCCCCGCCCGGCTTCGGGGTGCCCGCGTCGGACGGCTTCTCCGCCACCGTCGAGGGCTACCGCGAATGGCTCGCCGCGCGGCTGGAGCAGTTCCGGGAACCCGTCGATCTCGTCGGCCACGACTGGGGCGGCGCGCACGTCGCCGGGATCGCGATGACCCGTCCCGACCTGATCCGCAGCTGGGCGTCGGACGCGCTCGGCCTCTTCGACCCGGGGTACGTCTGGCACCCGCGGGCCCAGGTGTGGCAGCAGGAAGGGGCGGGCGAGGCCTCGGTGAAGGAGATCTTCGGCGGCACATTGGCGCAGCGGCTGGAGGTCGTCGGCGCGCTCGGGATGACCGGCCCGGCCGCGGAACGCGTGGCCGCCGGGATGGACGACGGCATGGGGCGGGCGGTGCTTTCGCTGCTGCGGTCGGCCGTCCAGCCGGTGATGGCCGACGCGGGCCGCGACCTCGCGAAGGCGCGGCAGCGGCCCGGCCTGGCCCTGATCGCCCTCGCGGACGCCGAACAAGCCAGTGGAACGCCTGCGCAGCACCGATCCGCGGGGGAAGCCGCCGGTGCCGAGATCGCCGAACTCGCCGGCACCGGACACTGGTGGCCGGTGACGAACCCGCACCCGGCGGCGCGTGCACTGACCGCGTTCTGGTCCCGTTTGGACGGTTAG
- a CDS encoding TetR/AcrR family transcriptional regulator, translating to MTDRPARRTQEQRRAETERRVVDAAMALIARSGSRAVTLAEVGEAAGYSRGIVYHHFGSRERLLEAVVDEAQRFDVPTYQGDGLDYLVRIIEAYLRNVVRRTPSARAFLQLWGEAIAADPVLAPLFARRDADFRQLLADVVRQGVADGSIRPDANPAAAAVLVVALVRGTGLQLIAQPPVRNVPALIREATRSVRAAFAVTS from the coding sequence ATGACCGATCGCCCGGCCCGGCGGACGCAGGAGCAACGACGCGCCGAGACCGAGCGCCGCGTGGTGGACGCGGCGATGGCGCTCATCGCGCGCAGCGGGTCCCGTGCCGTCACGCTCGCCGAGGTCGGGGAGGCCGCCGGCTACAGCCGCGGCATCGTCTACCACCATTTCGGCAGCCGGGAACGGCTGCTGGAAGCCGTGGTCGACGAGGCGCAGCGGTTCGACGTCCCCACCTACCAGGGCGACGGCCTGGACTACCTGGTGCGGATCATCGAGGCGTACCTGCGCAACGTCGTGCGGCGGACACCGTCGGCGCGCGCGTTCCTGCAGCTGTGGGGCGAGGCGATCGCGGCCGACCCCGTGCTGGCTCCGCTGTTCGCCCGCCGGGACGCCGACTTCCGGCAGCTCCTGGCGGACGTGGTCCGCCAGGGTGTCGCCGACGGGTCCATCCGGCCCGACGCGAACCCGGCCGCGGCCGCCGTGCTCGTCGTCGCCCTGGTCCGCGGGACCGGGCTGCAGCTCATCGCCCAGCCTCCGGTGCGGAACGTCCCCGCCCTGATCCGGGAGGCGACGCGCTCGGTACGCGCGGCCTTCGCGGTCACGTCGTAG
- a CDS encoding dihydrofolate reductase family protein, with product MIREVWPSARDLAEADLEQLYSYPADPRWLAVNFVSSTDGAIAVEGRSGGLSTPADRIVYRLGNDLADVVLVGAGTAVAEGFEGMRPDAATAERRRRFGLAPIAPVAVVTTGRSLPPDAPVITKAAVPTLVFTSAAAPSALREAWAAHGARVFVVGESAVSAERVVSTLVAEGLGRIDCEGGPRLFGSLIEAGLVDEFRLTVAPFLVAGTSSRASLGAAVDPAELELASVLTDGASVLLRYLARR from the coding sequence GTGATCCGCGAAGTCTGGCCGTCCGCGCGCGACCTCGCCGAGGCCGACCTCGAGCAGCTGTACAGCTACCCGGCGGACCCCCGCTGGCTGGCGGTGAACTTCGTGTCGAGCACGGATGGTGCGATCGCGGTCGAGGGCCGTTCGGGAGGCCTGTCGACCCCGGCGGACCGGATCGTGTACCGCCTCGGCAACGACCTCGCGGACGTCGTCCTGGTGGGCGCGGGGACGGCGGTGGCGGAGGGCTTCGAGGGAATGCGCCCCGACGCCGCCACGGCCGAACGTCGCCGCCGGTTCGGCTTGGCCCCGATCGCCCCGGTGGCGGTGGTGACGACGGGCCGTTCCCTGCCGCCGGACGCCCCGGTGATCACCAAGGCGGCGGTCCCGACCCTGGTGTTCACCTCCGCGGCCGCGCCTTCGGCGTTGCGCGAGGCGTGGGCGGCGCACGGCGCCCGGGTGTTCGTGGTGGGGGAGTCGGCGGTGTCGGCCGAGCGGGTGGTGTCGACCCTGGTGGCGGAGGGGCTGGGCCGCATCGACTGCGAAGGCGGGCCGAGGTTGTTCGGCTCGTTGATCGAGGCGGGGCTGGTCGACGAGTTCCGGTTGACGGTGGCGCCGTTCTTGGTGGCGGGCACGTCGAGCCGGGCCTCTCTCGGCGCGGCGGTCGATCCGGCCGAGCTGGAGCTGGCGTCCGTGCTCACCGATGGCGCCAGCGTCCTGTTGAGGTATCTGGCCCGCCGCTAG
- a CDS encoding dihydropteroate synthase — MKTPDLVFRGRRLSSDRALVLAAVEEPAAAREAVADGADLVSFAGAGAESRVEWARETFPGLVIGVDTADPSVAAACCEAGADLIVARADLAEVAVRYGAGYAAPSVPSVAGLPASGVVVDVGVFRAPGPFGAVPVLAEVAGDGTPAGLARTAVAASAGVAIIRTKHVRQVRHVAEMAASIAGTRPPAKAVRWE; from the coding sequence ATGAAGACCCCCGACCTCGTCTTCCGGGGCCGCCGGTTGAGCAGTGACCGCGCGCTGGTGCTGGCCGCGGTCGAAGAGCCCGCCGCGGCCCGCGAAGCCGTCGCCGACGGCGCCGATCTCGTGAGTTTCGCCGGAGCCGGCGCCGAGTCCCGGGTCGAGTGGGCGCGGGAGACCTTCCCCGGCCTCGTCATCGGGGTCGACACCGCCGACCCGTCGGTCGCCGCGGCCTGCTGCGAAGCGGGTGCCGACCTGATCGTCGCGCGGGCGGACCTGGCCGAGGTCGCGGTCCGCTACGGCGCGGGTTACGCCGCTCCTTCGGTGCCCTCGGTGGCCGGTTTGCCCGCTTCGGGCGTCGTCGTGGACGTCGGGGTGTTCCGGGCGCCTGGCCCGTTCGGGGCGGTGCCCGTGCTGGCCGAGGTGGCCGGGGACGGCACGCCGGCCGGCCTGGCGCGGACGGCGGTCGCGGCCTCGGCCGGGGTGGCGATCATCCGCACGAAGCACGTCCGCCAGGTGCGCCACGTGGCGGAGATGGCGGCGAGCATCGCGGGCACCCGCCCGCCGGCGAAGGCGGTCCGGTGGGAGTGA